A DNA window from Mytilus edulis chromosome 14, xbMytEdul2.2, whole genome shotgun sequence contains the following coding sequences:
- the LOC139503180 gene encoding fibrinogen-like protein A: MKKMLYLITALVCIIFTQFTACFSLKSQMFHIETENRLIEPSMKTIKVSSRIECALVCSNDKCCSSSYDTILEHCSLFRDCCPSKDFSKESQTLTKISGLNPAPKDCSELPAESCSGVYVIQPENGPSMTVFCEMGIDNGGWTTVQRRYDGTVDFYRLWDDYKTGFGNIAGEHWLGNDNLHFILRQRSYQVRFDLEDFTGVTAYAVYSRMYVGDESANYKLNLTGYNGTAGNGMLNYRGLSGMMFSTRDRDNDKGTKNCAVSRKGAWWYRACAAVNINGVYQYSKENSYSAVYWKPWRDMSGLKKTMMMIKPKP; the protein is encoded by the exons ATGAAAAAAATGCTTTACTTAATAACTGCATTAGTTTGTataatttttacacaatttactGCATGTTTTAGTTTAAAATCGCAAATGTTCCACATAGAAACGGAAAACCGATTAATTGAGCcgtcaatgaaaacaataaaagtCAGTTCAAGAATCGAATGCGCCTTGGTTTGCTCAAATGATAAGTGCTGCTCTAGTTCTTATGACACAATTCTAGAACATTGTTCATTATTTCGTGATTGCTGCCCTTCTAAGGATTTTTCAAAGGAATCACAAACATTGACGAAGATTTCAG gGCTAAATCCTGCACCGAAGGACTGTAGCGAGTTACCAGCTGAATCATGTAGTGGAGTGTATGTCATACAGCCTGAAAACGGACCCAGCATGACAGTTTTCTGTGAAATGGGTATCGATAATGGAGGATGGACT ACTGTCCAAAGAAGATATGATGGAACTGTTGATTTCTATAGGTTATGGGATGATTACAAAACCGGATTCGGGAACATTGCTGGAGAACATTGGCTTG GGAATGATAATCTACATTTCATACTTCGACAAAGATCCTACCAAGTCCGATTTGACCTTGAAGATTTTACAGGGGTTACAGCGTATGCTGTATATAGTAGAATGTATGTTGGCGACGAGAGTGCTAACTATAAACTCAATCTGACCGGTTACAATGGAACAGCAG GTAATGGTATGTTGAATTATAGAGGATTAAGTGGTATGATGTTTAGTACTCGTGACAGGGACAACGATAAAGGTACAAAAAATTGTGCTGTCAGTAGAAAAGGCGCCTGGTGGTATCGCGCATGTGCTGCGGTCAATATTAATGGTGTATACCAGTACTCAAAAGAGAATTCTTACTCGGCAGTTTATTGGAAGCCGTGGAGAGATATGTCTGGACTCAAAAAGACAATGATGATGATCAAACCAAAACCTTGA
- the LOC139502936 gene encoding uncharacterized protein isoform X1, with the protein MEENVTIVAYGELIKNVDPNCELLFQRCWSVSWFNDHNFGWELLKSRATTARDFLPRPQPTAFRVLANATSRLLLTFKTAADARPKALREKFLFFGRCGKKLHRIVRKGVPKKFILQYKWNLTFADLIWVRVPNRP; encoded by the exons atggaggaaaacgttaccattgtcgcctatggagaattaattaaaaatgttgacccaaattgtgaactattatttcaaaggtgttggagtgtttcatggttcaatgatcacAATTTCGGATGGGAGCTGCTGAAATCGAG AGCCACTACAGCACGAGACTTTCTACCCAGACCACAACCTACAGCTTTTAGGGTCTTAGCCAATGCAACATCCCgtttattattgactttcaaGACTGCTGCAGATGCACGGCCTAAGGCATTGCgagaaaaattcttattcttcggtag atgcgGAAAAAAACTTCACAGAATTGTTCGAAAAGGTGTACCGAAGAAATTCATTCTGCAATACAAGTGGAATCTGACATTTGCTGATCTAATATGGGTCAGggtccctaatagaccttga
- the LOC139502936 gene encoding uncharacterized protein isoform X2, producing MEENVTIVAYGELIKNVDPNCELLFQRCWSVSWFNDHNFGWELLKSRATTARDFLPRPQPTAFRVLANATSRLLLTFKTAADARPKALREKFLFFDAEKNFTELFEKVYRRNSFCNTSGI from the exons atggaggaaaacgttaccattgtcgcctatggagaattaattaaaaatgttgacccaaattgtgaactattatttcaaaggtgttggagtgtttcatggttcaatgatcacAATTTCGGATGGGAGCTGCTGAAATCGAG AGCCACTACAGCACGAGACTTTCTACCCAGACCACAACCTACAGCTTTTAGGGTCTTAGCCAATGCAACATCCCgtttattattgactttcaaGACTGCTGCAGATGCACGGCCTAAGGCATTGCgagaaaaattcttattcttcg atgcgGAAAAAAACTTCACAGAATTGTTCGAAAAGGTGTACCGAAGAAATTCATTCTGCAATACAAGTGGAATCTGA
- the LOC139504287 gene encoding fibroleukin-like, translating into MRQALPVNGDETIQRRYDGTVDFYKFWNDYKTGFGNIAGEHWLGNDNLHFILRQRSYQVRFDLEDFTGDTAYAVYSTMYVGDESDNYKLNLKGYYGTAGNGMVSGSGISLDGMMFSTPDRDNDVMVNYKCALRKKSGWWHGSCSYANINGVFSEQYSGQSVLWKSWKLSGLKKTIMMIKPNNNDD; encoded by the exons atgaggcaggcattacctgtgaatggggacgaa ACTATCCAAAGAAGATATGATGGAACTGTTGATTTCTATAAGTTCTGGAATGATTACAAAACCGGATTCGGGAACATTGCTGGAGAACATTGGCTTG GGAATGATAATCTACATTTCATACTTCGACAAAGATCATACCAAGTCCGATTTGACCTTGAAGATTTTACAGGGGATACAGCGTATGCTGTATACAGTACAATGTATGTTGGTGATGAGAGTGATAACTATAAACTCAATCTGAAAGGTTACTATGGAACAGCAG GTAATGGTATGGTGTCTGGGTCTGGAATTTCATTGGATGGTATGATGTTTAGTACTCCTGACAGGGACAACGATGTAATGGTAAACTATAAGTGTGCACTCAGAAAGAAGAGTGGCTGGTGGCATGGTTCGTGTTCGTATGCCAACATCAACGGTGTATTCTCAGAACAATATTCTGGGCAGTCAGTTTTGTGGAAGTCGTGGAAACTTTCTGGACTTAAGAAGACAATTATGATGATCAAGCCTAACAATAATGATGATTAA